In Sphaeramia orbicularis chromosome 1, fSphaOr1.1, whole genome shotgun sequence, a genomic segment contains:
- the ufsp2 gene encoding ufm1-specific protease 2 isoform X1: protein MVVVENPSDSGIILRVKGPLEFKCELDNTDAPHVYKLISRTFEILRSQVKSDSCVLTLCDSPVIIWPNKKFHATPEEVTTNTICEDLQQWIQTDEPESTGKRSAKKKNKKSSAASVVKLQLMTEVTKPGPLSGLVLCRKVQNSHFVSTTLPMDCIVRASSSDTVKDVCDRLMEELTKQLDEMEKVTLQHIKGTTLLTPEPLHFLLPDPKGLVTVVYPAGMPDTQLEAKRQELHRHFELPDDRPYFRRANAYHFPNEPYRDGYLRNPHLVLTHPSLEDGKVYLVQGIYSYHHYMQDRMDDNGWGCAYRSLQTICSWFQQQGYVERCVPSHKEIQQALVDVGDKQTAFVGSRQWIGSIEVQAVLNQLLGVTSKIMFVSQGSELASKGRELANHFLTQGTPIMIGGGVLAHTILGVAWSETTGQIRYLILDPHYTGAEDLQLITDKGWCGWKGPEFWDQTAYYNLCLPQRPKVI, encoded by the exons ATG GTTGTTGTTGAAAATCCCTCCGACTCTGGCATCATCCTTCGTGTGAAAGGGCCGCTGGAGTTTAAATGTGAGCTGGACAACACTGATG CTCCACACGTATATAAACTAATCTCCAGGACATTTGAGATTCTCCGCTCTCAGGTCAAATCAGACTCCTGTGTTCTCACACTCTGTGACAGCCCTGTTATTATTTGGCCAAACAAGAAATTTCATGCAACACCAGAAGAAGTAACTACAAATACAATATGTGAAGATTTACAACAGTGGATACA gacagatgaGCCAGAGAGCACTGGCAAGAGatctgcaaaaaagaaaaacaagaagagcTCAGCAGCA AGTGTAGTTAAGCTTCAACTGATGACGGAGGTGACAAAGCCAGGACCACTCTCAGGCCTTGTCCTCTGCAGAAAAGTCCAGAATTCACACTTTGTGTCTACGACTCTACCAATGGATTGTATTGTCCGCGCAAGCTCCAGTGACACAGTCAAAGA TGTCTGTGACCGTCTGATGGAGGAGTTAACTAAACAGCTGGATGAAATGGAGAAAGTGACCCTGCAACACATAAAGGGGACCACATTGCTAACCCCAGAGCCACTCCACTTTCTTCTTCCAGACCCAAAAGGACTGGTGACTGTGGTTTACCCAGCAGGAATGCCCGACACCCAGCTAGAGGCAAAACGTCAG GAATTGCATCGGCACTTTGAGCTACCAGATGACAGACCCTATTTTAGAAGAGCCAATGCTTACCACTTTCCCAATGAGCCTTACAGAGATGGTTATCTCCGCAACCCTCATCTTGTCCTTACACATCCTTCACTGGAAGACGGCAAG GTGTATTTGGTCCAGGGAATCTACAGTTACCATCACTACATGCAGGACCGTATGGATGACAACGGCTGGGGCTGTGCTTATCGCTCCCTACAGACCATCTGCTCCTGGTTTCAGCAGCAAGGCTACGTAGAGCGATGTGTGCCATCCCACAAGGAGATCCAGCAG GCTTTAGTGGATGTTGGAGACAAACAGACAGCCTTTGTGGGGTCACGTCAGTGGATTGGATCCATTGAGGTTCAGGCTGTTTTGAACCAGCTGCTTGGGGTCACCTCTAAGATCATGTTTGTGAG TCAGGGGTCTGAATTGGCATCCAAAGGCAGAGAACTGGCCAACCACTTCTTAACACAAGGAACTCCTATCATGATTG GAGGAGGAGTTTTAGCTCACACTATCCTCGGCGTGGCATGGAGTGAGACCACCGGACAGATCCGCTACCTTATCCTAGATCCACATTACACAGGAGCAGAGGACTTACAGCTCATCACAGATAAG GGCTGGTGTGGCTGGAAAGGACCAGAGTTCTGGGATCAAACTGCGTATTATAATCTTTGTCTGCCGCAGAGGCCAAAGGTCATCTGA
- the ufsp2 gene encoding ufm1-specific protease 2 isoform X2 produces the protein MVVENPSDSGIILRVKGPLEFKCELDNTDAPHVYKLISRTFEILRSQVKSDSCVLTLCDSPVIIWPNKKFHATPEEVTTNTICEDLQQWIQTDEPESTGKRSAKKKNKKSSAASVVKLQLMTEVTKPGPLSGLVLCRKVQNSHFVSTTLPMDCIVRASSSDTVKDVCDRLMEELTKQLDEMEKVTLQHIKGTTLLTPEPLHFLLPDPKGLVTVVYPAGMPDTQLEAKRQELHRHFELPDDRPYFRRANAYHFPNEPYRDGYLRNPHLVLTHPSLEDGKVYLVQGIYSYHHYMQDRMDDNGWGCAYRSLQTICSWFQQQGYVERCVPSHKEIQQALVDVGDKQTAFVGSRQWIGSIEVQAVLNQLLGVTSKIMFVSQGSELASKGRELANHFLTQGTPIMIGGGVLAHTILGVAWSETTGQIRYLILDPHYTGAEDLQLITDKGWCGWKGPEFWDQTAYYNLCLPQRPKVI, from the exons ATG GTTGTTGAAAATCCCTCCGACTCTGGCATCATCCTTCGTGTGAAAGGGCCGCTGGAGTTTAAATGTGAGCTGGACAACACTGATG CTCCACACGTATATAAACTAATCTCCAGGACATTTGAGATTCTCCGCTCTCAGGTCAAATCAGACTCCTGTGTTCTCACACTCTGTGACAGCCCTGTTATTATTTGGCCAAACAAGAAATTTCATGCAACACCAGAAGAAGTAACTACAAATACAATATGTGAAGATTTACAACAGTGGATACA gacagatgaGCCAGAGAGCACTGGCAAGAGatctgcaaaaaagaaaaacaagaagagcTCAGCAGCA AGTGTAGTTAAGCTTCAACTGATGACGGAGGTGACAAAGCCAGGACCACTCTCAGGCCTTGTCCTCTGCAGAAAAGTCCAGAATTCACACTTTGTGTCTACGACTCTACCAATGGATTGTATTGTCCGCGCAAGCTCCAGTGACACAGTCAAAGA TGTCTGTGACCGTCTGATGGAGGAGTTAACTAAACAGCTGGATGAAATGGAGAAAGTGACCCTGCAACACATAAAGGGGACCACATTGCTAACCCCAGAGCCACTCCACTTTCTTCTTCCAGACCCAAAAGGACTGGTGACTGTGGTTTACCCAGCAGGAATGCCCGACACCCAGCTAGAGGCAAAACGTCAG GAATTGCATCGGCACTTTGAGCTACCAGATGACAGACCCTATTTTAGAAGAGCCAATGCTTACCACTTTCCCAATGAGCCTTACAGAGATGGTTATCTCCGCAACCCTCATCTTGTCCTTACACATCCTTCACTGGAAGACGGCAAG GTGTATTTGGTCCAGGGAATCTACAGTTACCATCACTACATGCAGGACCGTATGGATGACAACGGCTGGGGCTGTGCTTATCGCTCCCTACAGACCATCTGCTCCTGGTTTCAGCAGCAAGGCTACGTAGAGCGATGTGTGCCATCCCACAAGGAGATCCAGCAG GCTTTAGTGGATGTTGGAGACAAACAGACAGCCTTTGTGGGGTCACGTCAGTGGATTGGATCCATTGAGGTTCAGGCTGTTTTGAACCAGCTGCTTGGGGTCACCTCTAAGATCATGTTTGTGAG TCAGGGGTCTGAATTGGCATCCAAAGGCAGAGAACTGGCCAACCACTTCTTAACACAAGGAACTCCTATCATGATTG GAGGAGGAGTTTTAGCTCACACTATCCTCGGCGTGGCATGGAGTGAGACCACCGGACAGATCCGCTACCTTATCCTAGATCCACATTACACAGGAGCAGAGGACTTACAGCTCATCACAGATAAG GGCTGGTGTGGCTGGAAAGGACCAGAGTTCTGGGATCAAACTGCGTATTATAATCTTTGTCTGCCGCAGAGGCCAAAGGTCATCTGA